The Pyrus communis chromosome 5, drPyrComm1.1, whole genome shotgun sequence region gagtgttgcaatcctattagattaggaatgtgattgtgtaaatcctagtgtaccTAGGAGTATCTTGTATATTCCCTTTGGTAGTTTaattcctattagagttgtaatcttaatagggtaaggatttaaccttccctactgcTATAAATTAAGGCACAATGAGATGATACAATACACACCTCATAATtatatctctctcttctctttatgTTGTCGCCGGCCCCTCTGCCTCTTTGTCCTAAATACAGTTCAGGCAAATAACCCTAcaacacattttaattttttaagattttatGGTGTGCGAGATAATAACATAAATAGGGTGGGTCTAGTAGAACTCTATTAAAATATGAATCTCACTTAATTAAAGTTAGGTGTCAATAAAAAGACTTAAATCAATACATTTGAGATCGCTTACAAATTGTGTATTTATATGTTACAGTTGATGGactgaaaatttttattttaaattaaacatttacaacattaattttacaaaataaattataaaatctaCAGTTCGATCGTAAACACAAAATATCTGAATCTGTCAAAATATCTAAGGGAGAAACCCTCCTCAATCTTAACGAGTCAAACATTCCTCTAATAATAATATAAGGCCTCGTTAGTCGTTACGCTGCACGGCAACACCCGCCATCTTTAGTTCTTACCCGGTTCAAGTCGTCCCGTTTCAACAGGGTCGCAATCGTCGCAACGCTAATATGTTCCAACGTCCCAGGCCATCAGATTGATTCTCGGATTGGCTGAAGAAGAAGGACCTCAAACGGGTAAACCTAATTTCGACCCCTAATTCAAATCTCTCTCCGTATTGCTATTTCTTCCTTGCACATTTCATCTTTAAATTATACGTTTTGTTCTGTTTGGCTGCTGGGAAAACCGTCGGGAATGAAAAGATTGGGTATTCCAATAGCAATAAAATTTCCAGGAAAAGGGTTCCTCTCTAATTGAATGGTTATGCGAAAGATGCATCTTTGAATAAAATTGGGTTTTGCGCATAGGAGAAATGGACATAACATTTGAATTGCACTTTGTGGGTGCTTATAGTTTCTTCCTTGATAATTAAGGTTGTGTTTGTTGGACATGAttggtttggataagataaatCACTAGACTCGAGGCATGGTGGAGTAAATGGATGTCTAACTTCTGAATTTGGTCAAAGTTGAAGGTTGAAGATGAGTAATCATGAAGGTAAATtgtccctcctaatccccattGAAAATGGTAGGATTAGGACCGATAAATTTAATGAATACTCCGTCTTCTACCTTCAacttggacgaattttggaagTTTGTCATCCATTTATTCCATTAGTATGCCTGAATCTAGTGAATTATCCCATCCAAGTTAATCAACAAAGGCAGCCTAAGGGTATACTGCTGGCAATTGGGAATCTGAAGTAAATTCTTGTGGGGATTTAAAGTTCCTCAATTGTATGAAATCGTGTTAGTCTCTGATGAATCAGAGAGTCTTTACTAAAAGTTTGACCTTAActgtaacaaaaagaagaagaataaattgGTACTTGGTAATTGTTGGTAACTTAAAAACAGGTTGGGTCTAGATGGTGTTGGAAAAATATCCAATTAGTCACGTTGGTCCTGGGGTGTTGTTGCCATATTAGAAGTCTAGAAGAGGCATTTTGATGCCCCACGATAGCGAAATCAGTCCTGTTGTAAATTTTTATCCCAAAATTAAGAGGATATGATGAAGCACTGCACCGCAGTCCCTATTAGCCATTTGAAGAACATTCATGTCGGAAGGAAAACAGTAAAAATCGTTTGAGCATCTGCTTGCAAAGTTGTATGTTGATCTATAAGGGTTTGCTTGGTTTAACATGATTTTCGTAAGTTCATAGATTTGCTGGTCTACTTATAAGATTTGTCATATGCACTGTTTTGTCTGATAGGAATAAAGTATATGATCATAATGTGTGATTTCATCAGCCGAGAGGCTATTGTTTTCTCAACATTTTTCTTTGCTTACATCCTCTTTTCTGTTTACTATTtctcacttcttttttttttattttttttttattttttattttttatttttatataacttTATATTCGCATGTTTCAGAGTGAAAAGCTTAGGTCTGATCAAAGTTGTATTTGACTCATTACCCAAGAATGGCATCATTAGCTCAAACTCCATTCATGATGTCTGCCAATAATGTTCGCAGAGTCCACCCTGCAATGCAGAAATCAGTGAACACATCAAATACAATACATATACCCACCTTTTCTCACATTCGGATAAAACTTTCCCCTGTTTGCTGCACAAAACTGACTCGCTGGGAGCCCTCAGCTGCCTCATACGCCCCCACGGAGAGTGCTGGTGACAACTTCTTGAATAAAACCTCCAACATATTTGAAACCCTTTCTTCTATTAGCAATGATGAAGCACCAGAAACCAACAGTGAAACGCTTACTGATGCAAGTAATCAGACAAAAACGGAGTTTCAGGTCCTCAAATGGCCAATGTGGCTCTTGGGCCCTTCTCTTCTCCTCATCACCGGCATCGTGCCAACTTTGTGGCTACCAATATCTTCCATATTCCTTGGCCCCAACATAGCCAGCCTGCTTTCCTTGGTCGGACTTGATTGTATATTTAATCTTGGCGCAACCCTTTTTCTACTCATGGCCGATTCTTGTGCTCGGCCTAAACAGCCAGAACAAGCCTGTAAAAGCAAGCCCCCGTTTAGCTACCAGTTTTGGAATATGGTTGCAACCGTGTCTGGATTTATCGTTCCCCTAATAATGGCTTTTGGATCCCAAAAGGGTTTCCTCCAACCCCAGCTGCCTTTCATCTCATTTGCAGTTCTATTGGGTCCCTACCTTCTGCTTATTTCAGTACAAATTCTGACAGAGATGCTGACTTGGCATTGGCAGTCACCCGTTTGGCTGGTGACCCCTGTAGTGTACGAGTCTTACCGGCTGTTGCAGCTAATGAGGGGACTGAAGCTTGGAACTGAGCTCAGTGCACCAGCATGGATGATGCATACGATCAGAGGACTAGTGTCGTGGTGGGTACTGATTCTTGGCATGCAGCTGATGAGAGTTGCTTGGTTTGCGGGTTTCAGTGCTCGAGCTCGTAAGCAGTAGCCGCCTTCTGCTGATGACTAGTTTCTGGTAATGTGTACCCCATCTCGGAGAAGAAATGACTCTGGCTTTCAACGTTGTTTTGTGTTGCAAGTGAAGGAATGTGTGGTTTTTCACCTTATCCTTTGCTTTGTTCATATTAATGTtatcaaacattaaaaatgaGATCATTTTTATTCCATGACATGACTGTATTCGCATACCAAACGAATGTTATTTTGGACATACATAAATAGTACGAATGCGAtgtgttcataaaaaaaatagcatGAATGACGAGTTCAATATCGAtttatttctctatttcttattgtaaatttgtaaaacgttgtacaaaaataaatttcttCACGTGAAAGTTCTGGCACAAGAATCATAAGGCGAAAATGCACATGAAGGGATGGACGGTTTTTTTCCTTGGGTATGAATTGATAGATTTACATGTTTAAGGGTGCATGCATATCAAGTTACCAGCTAGTTCTTGGTCTATTAATACTTTTCTTTTGAATGTTAAAATAGGTCCCCAATTCAAATCTCTATTTCATCAATAAGAAAAGAAGATTCAATTAGGGCTTTGGAAGAATTTTAGGAGAATGTAATTAgttaggattttaaaagataGTCAAATGATGTgaatgttgatgattgaattattaagtaaatattgattaacgtgcttattttctattagtcATTTTGAATGAGTTTTGTATACTTCACAAAGACATTGTCCTTTTGAATGAGTTTCGTATACTTCACAAAGACTTTTTCACTTAGATTTCAGTGGAGTTGGTTTAATTTTATCAAAGAGTTTGATAAATTTTTGTAGATTTTTGTGGATTCGTATCGACTTTTTAGCGGTCCATTTAATAATGGgcattttgattaattttagtAATTGAAATGCCGGGTGGGCCATCATGTCATTTGTGATGTTAATAGTGGTTGTGGATGTGATGGTGGCGTGGCCGTGACAGTGTTAGTAAAGACAATGGTATGATGGTGGTAATAGATATGGTGTTGGTGGCGATGAAGACGAGAATGAATCAAAGAAAATTGCATAAaatcatctccaatcgaaggaGGGTTAGAGGttcttcaagaaattaatattttaataaacaatgcagAGTCATATTTCTTAGAGCAAATCCAACGACAGTGATGGTCCGATGGATCGGGGACCATTTAATTGCAATTGCCTCCCTCCCTTGCTCTAGCCCATGCAGGCGATTGGGCTCGGGAGCGGCCTGAGTGAAAGGGGAGGCAAGGAATCCACAGCCTAAGACCTTAGGCGAGTTGATGCAAGGCTGATGTCATGACGACATCAGCCacgttataaaattaatataaaatattaataaaaattaaaaaattaataaaaaatgttaaaaattaataaatacaaaaagtaaaaattaaaaaaaaaatttaatttttctataaatatgttATCATTATTTTCCaacttacaccacaattttatattttctcaaataccctgggttgtaatttcttatttaatgacaCGTAGTACAACGAgattgattaaaaatcatatccgaaattaaaaataaaattatttttttattattttataaaataaaaaatactaatattttattgcgtATTGTCATGACTATTCaattaggggtggagatgcaaaaaccaattactattcattaaaggTAGTTACTGTTCAATAGGAAGTTGCCCTGAAGGGCCTTGATACGCTGGACTTGctcttaccatctccaatcgagggccaaATAGTCATAGGGccaatcataatttattatttaaatttaaaaactacaacttcaatttaaaaactacaaattaaatttaaaaactacaacaacttaaatttatagaaaaaacAAGTATGGAGTAGgcatttaagttttatgttgttaaatgtttttttttatgttgtataatttttatgttgtttaatgttgtttcatattacttaatttaatttaactgtaaaaaaaaaatttcaaaaataacgGCTAGTTAATGTTAGCTAGCTAGCCGTTGCAATTTGAATTGTGGCCCCACCTAGGGCCGGCTAGTTGGCTCATTTGGGCCAGCTAGTTTTTATCAAGTGGCgtccacgagccctttggcctgaccttcagttggagacggttttcgggctatttttagCCATCTGtacccttcagttggagatggtctaagttCCATTTGAAAATCAACCGATTTCATCACTTTTTCGTTATTATTCAACTAAAGTCACTGAAttttttaataacttaaaatttttcataGGCTCTATATAAATGTTACTtgaatatattcaaatttatgaaattttaaatGTTTGTAAAAGTTCGGACGCTAAAGTTAATATACTCGAATTCTTATAAATTATTCAAAATCCTAATAGGATATTTGTTTTTTCTGCTTAAAAATGGAATCAATTAGTGGCTTCGACAATGCACCATCATGCAATTCATCAAAACTAGAAATCAAATTTAGAATGTACCATGTGAAATACAAGTCTAAAATTTATCCCAACGATTGAGCATTTAAGACTCTCACTCATGAGTGATATATCCTTGATTTAAATGAAGCATTGAAAATAGTAGCCACCTAGTACTACAGTTTAATGATATTCATTTTTACTCGTAAGTGAGCGATTATTGCCAAAAATatatttgaaccacattaatAGTAGTCCATTATAAGGttaatttgaaccatattaatgtagataatatcatttgctaaaaaaataaaaataaaaaacacaaagcGTTGAAAACAGTAAGAACCAAAATTTCTTATCTTTTTATTTGGTCAAAGTATATTGTCATTCATCACTTGGGCATTAAGTGATTCGATAATTTGTTTCTTCAGGTAATCAAAAAGACAAACCTACCCTTCAAACTCCAATAAAAGTACAGCTTTGATCTGAACCGCAGGAGCCGGTGACAAACCAGGTGACAGAAAGACAAGCCAACGCAGTCCCACGTTGTTCCTTCCCCTCTCTCAAATCATCCGAATCTCTCCCACTCTCTCCCCCTCTCGACCACTCATCGCCACCAGAAAACCGCTCACCCCGCCGCAAAACCAccatcctctctctcttctccgaTCGCTTCCGATATGAGCACCGGCGAGCTTCTCAGCATCGAACCCCAAGAGCTCCAATTCCCCTGTACGCTCTCTCTTTAACTGCTTCTCCTTTACTTGCAGATccgccttttttattttttactcttTCTGATATtttaactttcatttttttgattaatttcttTGGATTTGAATGAAATTAGTTGAATTGAGGAAACAGATCTCttgctctctgcaactctccaaCAAAACCAACGACTATGTGGCTTTCAAGGTTTTAAATTTTCACCCTTTTATACTTTTTCACCAGAGAAGTTAATTTCTGGGTGTGTTCAATTTTGACTGCTAGAGATTTGCAATCTTGGTTTTGGTGTAATTTTGTGGTCTTTTAGGTAAAAACAACAAATCCCAAGAAGTATTGTGTTAGACCAAACACTGGGGTTGTGTTGCCAAGGTCCACATGTGATGTTATAGGTATACCCTCCACACTGCAATTCATTCTTAATTGCTAATTATTCGCATAATTACGATATCCCGATGTGTTAATATGTGAAATTTGTATGTGGGTTAAGTGACAATGCAAGCACAAAAGGAGGCGCCTTTGGATATGCAATGCAAGGACAAGTTCCTTCTTCAGAGCGCCGTTGCCAGCCCTGGGACGACCACCAAGGACATCACTGCAGAGATGGTAGTTATATGATTTCTATGCGACCTTGTGTATGAGTTTTTGAGTTTACTTGGCTATATTTTTTGTGTAACTGACTTGTCGAAGTATATAACATGTGTTTGCGCAACtgggtttttgtgtttgttaatttttagttCAATAAGGAGTCGGGGCATAATGTTGAAGAGTGTAAGTTGAGGGTTCTCTATGTTGCTCCGCCTCGGCCACCATCGCCGGTTCGCGAAGGTTCAGAGGAAGGTTCATCACCCAGGGCTTCAGTGGACAACGGGAGTGCAGCTGCTTCTGAGTTCAAAGCCGTGAGTACTTCTTGATGGatcagaaaagaaagagaacaaTTTGATTTTGCCCTTAACtgtattaaataatgatttcgtgattatttttggttttAGGCTTCAAGAGCTTTCTCTGAGCAACACGAGCCTCAAGATAACTCATCTGAggtatactttttatttttaaactaggTGGTATATTGAGTGTTGAACATTAAAGGTTTATATAGCTGTCAATTAATGTtggttgtttttgcatgatttgcATCTGTGTTTATTTTACGAGTACaatacaacatttttaaacGTCTAACCCCATCCAAGTGTGCGGCCTTTCATGTTTAGCATCCACTAGAATTTGAACAGTTCATGAACTCCTGATTTCAGAATTTACCTTTAATCATCAtagcaaagcattttaatgcCCTGGCAGACCTGAGGGCGGGTGGATTAGTTGTATCTTATGAAGCTGTTTTCAGATATTTTAGCGTATAGCAGCGGAGAGACCCCTAAGACTTCCCTGGCTACTTTTCCATTAGATTTTGTTGTTCATAAAGCTCTATTTGTAAGTTACCATTCCTCAGTTATGAATCCCTCCATTTACACAAGAAACTGAGGTAAGACTAATAATTTCAGAATTTAGGATGACTCAAGTAGTTTGCAATTCTTGTATTCGTTCGTGTAGGTTGAAAATTCCCTTTTGGAGAATGCCCTTTTCACAATATTGTATGGCAAGCTTGAGCATTATCTCAATCGAATTATCCCTTTCAAGTTTCTCATTTAGACTCGCTACTGCTGATAACCATTTTGGATGTCCATTGTCCTTTAATCGACAttgtatatttgtttttattagtgAAGGATTTTTTTATGATGGAATGAATTTGTGGGGTTGCAGAATATTGACGTTGGCGGTATAAGGTGgttaatataattttgtaattGCAGGCAAGGACATTAATTGCAAGGCTGACTGAGGAGAAAAATTCTGCCATTAAGCAAACTAACAGGCTTCAACAAGAACTGGTGAGGAACTTTTTGCTTCGGTTGTTTTAATGTCTGAGTGGAACATGGTAGTTAACATGATGTCTTTACAAAAGAACTAAAGATCATGAGAAGTTTTCAAGATTTTAAACCCTCACTAGAATACCAATTTGAGCTAGTTGACCTTTGTTAATAGTGATATGTAATTAGTGTACTAATTATGATCCAGGAAGCTTATTAAAATCTAGAAAGCTTCTTAATGATATTTTAAATTGCACGAACCCTAGATGTTTAAAGATTTGACATCGTATAGCTGTTTTGTCAAATCTTATCTGTCAGTATTTGATAATTCTCGGAACCAACCATTTATGGTACATCACTATACCgccagttttcaattttttaaagcCGTGTTACAATTCTGTAGACTTAAGCATCTAGGTGAAAGTGAAACGAGATTGTTGACTTGTGCTAATGCTAATAAAACGTCATATGCAGGCTGTTTTGAGGCGCGGGGTCAACAGGAGTGCTGGCGGTATGCCATTTATCTATGTTCTTCTAGTTGGCTTGATTGGCATTATTTTGGGGTACATTCTGAAGAAGACATGACCAGGCACCTAACATTCCCGGGGCACTCCCTTTGCTGGACAATGAAATgtaaaaaaagaagtaaaaaacCAGAAATTGAATGCGTGGTTGATTAGTTGCAACTTTTGTTTATGGTATTACCAATCTGTATTGACACTGAGAATGTTCTGAAACACATTAGACGTAGCATTTTCTCATTGTATTAGACACCTTAAAATTGGTTCTGTAATTGACATGTAAGTCGAAAGTTTTCCGTTGTGTGGCCGCCTCCTTTGTGaaaatgtttgttttctttcccGAATCGAGGATTGGTTTTCTACTCTAATGTTGGACGAATTGTAGGTTCGATTTcgatttttcaaaacatgttctCATGGCCGAAGTGTCTCAAATGCAAGTTATTACAAAGTTTGCTCTCACACTGTCGAATTTCAACCAATGCAAGCTTTAACCTAACGGATATATACTCTTCATATAAGAGCATTACACGTCCTGCTATTAGCTTCCTAAAGTCGATATCTTAAAATCGTCATGCAGCTTTTGAATGACACCCAATCTAAACCCACTTGATGTGCATTATCCAATTCTTACTAATTCTTGCTGCTGCACAGCGCCGTCGGGCATGCTGCAACTTTTAATTCATATTCTTCGAAGGCATCAATCCTCTAAAATTGTTTTGAAGCATCCACAGCAGCTTTAGAAACACATTCTACCAAACACTCTATTCTATTTTATAGCTgattattctcacaacacagacaaaaaatttgtgtaaaaagcacaataccaaactagcccttaaCCTATTGTTtacaaacttcacagaaatctCTTTACTTGgtgaaatttgaaatatctaTCGTCCCTGAGTCACTACTTACACCAAAAATTGGCAATTGACCTGTTCCTTTTCCATATTTGATTTGCTTTggaaaaaagtgtttgaatgTAAGCTGTTTTGCGACCCTGAGGTTTCGAagtaaagaccaaagtgtttcAAATGTGTAAcggctagtttttatttaaagtGCAAAGGCTAGTTTTTCATGAGAATAGTGGGTAGAATCCTAGTCACTTAGAACAAATGTAAGGTTAGGATTAGAACATGTGAATGGCTGAAATTTACACATCTAATTGTTGCCTTCAGGGCAGTGTACCTTCTGCGATTTACCCATGTCTTTGTAATGGATTGCACATATAAGACTAACAAGTATAAGATGTCATTACTGGATATCATATGAGTTTCAAGTTACACCacatccttttatttttgttttattttcatgcaaaatgagaaagaaaaggatTATGTGTGGGCTCTAAAAAATGTTTAGTCAGCTTTTGGGAGTTGATAATCATCCTATGGTGATTATATCAGATAGGGAGTTAGAATTAATGAATGCTATACACATTGTCTTTCCAAGTACTTCCAATCTTTTGTGCGTGTGGCATattgagaaaaatatacttgCATATTGTAAAGCTCATTTGGAGGAAGAAGTTGATTGGGTTGATTTCATTTCTACTTGGAGAATTTTAATCCAATCTCCTAATGAAACATCATTCAATGAAGCTTGGAGTAGTTTTGAGGTTAAGtacaaagagaagaaatttGCTTTGACATATATTCTTAGTACTTGGCTTCCatacaaagaaaattttgtAAGTGCATGATCTGAGAAAGTTACACACTTTGGTAACCGTGTTACTTCAAGAGCCAAAGGTGCACATGCAACGTTCAAAAAATATCTTCAAGTTTCAACAGGTACTTGGCTTCcatacaaagaaaaatttgtaagtGCATGGTCTGAGAAAGTTACACACTTTGGTAACCGTGTTACTTTTCAAGAGTCGAAGGTGCACATGCAACGTTCAAAAAATATCTTCAAGTTTCAACAGGAGGCCTTCGCgaggtaaaagaaaaaatatgcattgctattgaaaatcaatttcaagAAATCAAAACTCAACTTTCAAGCGAAAAAGTTAGAGTTGCACGCAAGTTTCGACTTTCCTTCTTCAAAAAAGGTTGTTACTCATGTATCTAGGTTTGCATTGAATGAGTTATATAATCAATATGAAGCATCAAGTTCACGTAATGTTCATCTTAGTGTGAGAGTCATTTTCTCAAGACAATGGGTCTTCCAGGTGCACACAAGATTAGAGAGATGAATATTGAAGTCTTGCAACTAAATGACATACATCCACAATGGAAGATTGATACAAGATTGTTAATGAACGTCATGCAAGCTTAGACAGTGAACAAGATCAAATAAGCGGCATTCTATTGGAGTTTAAAGTATGAAAAGTTGCCCCTTACTTAAAAAAGAGAATAAAGCATCTTTGTGAATTGCTTGATACTTCTCCTCCCTTTATTCTTGAACC contains the following coding sequences:
- the LOC137734760 gene encoding uncharacterized protein gives rise to the protein MASLAQTPFMMSANNVRRVHPAMQKSVNTSNTIHIPTFSHIRIKLSPVCCTKLTRWEPSAASYAPTESAGDNFLNKTSNIFETLSSISNDEAPETNSETLTDASNQTKTEFQVLKWPMWLLGPSLLLITGIVPTLWLPISSIFLGPNIASLLSLVGLDCIFNLGATLFLLMADSCARPKQPEQACKSKPPFSYQFWNMVATVSGFIVPLIMAFGSQKGFLQPQLPFISFAVLLGPYLLLISVQILTEMLTWHWQSPVWLVTPVVYESYRLLQLMRGLKLGTELSAPAWMMHTIRGLVSWWVLILGMQLMRVAWFAGFSARARKQ
- the LOC137733658 gene encoding vesicle-associated protein 1-2-like → MSTGELLSIEPQELQFPFELRKQISCSLQLSNKTNDYVAFKVKTTNPKKYCVRPNTGVVLPRSTCDVIVTMQAQKEAPLDMQCKDKFLLQSAVASPGTTTKDITAEMFNKESGHNVEECKLRVLYVAPPRPPSPVREGSEEGSSPRASVDNGSAAASEFKAASRAFSEQHEPQDNSSEARTLIARLTEEKNSAIKQTNRLQQELAVLRRGVNRSAGGMPFIYVLLVGLIGIILGYILKKT